A DNA window from Amphiprion ocellaris isolate individual 3 ecotype Okinawa chromosome 8, ASM2253959v1, whole genome shotgun sequence contains the following coding sequences:
- the dpm1 gene encoding dolichol-phosphate mannosyltransferase subunit 1, whose product MASRRTPKNRGSREKYSVLLPTYNERENLPLIVWLLVKYFGETGYNYEIIVIDDGSPDGTLEVAEQLQKIYGQDKILLRPRASKLGLGTAYIHGVKHATGNFVFIMDADLSHHPKFIPEFIEKQKEGDYDLVSGTRYGGNGGVYGWDLRRKLISRGANFLSQVLLRPGASDLTGSFRLYKKKVLENLVERCVSKGYVFQMELIIRARQLNYTIGEVPISFVDRVYGESKLGGSEILSFTKGLLTLFATT is encoded by the exons ATGGCGAGCAGAAGAACTCCTAAAAACCGGGGCAGTCGCGAGAAATACTCGGTGCTGTTACCGACCTACAACGAACGGGAGAACCTGCCGCTGATTGTCTGGCTGCTGGTGAAGTATTTCGGGGAAAC CGGATATAACTATGAGATAATAGTCATCGACGACGGAAGCCCAGATGGGACACTGGAGgtggcagagcagctgcagaaaaTATATGGACAGGACAAGATA cttCTGAGACCGAGAGCCTCAAAGTTAGGCCTGG gcaCCGCCTACATCCATGGTGTGAAACACGCCACCGGAAACTTCGTCTTCATCATGGATGCAGATCTTTCTCATCAT cCCAAGTTTATTCCAGAATTTATTGA AAAGCAGAAGGAGGGTGATTACGACCTGGTGTCTGGGACTCGGTACGGTGGAAATGGAGGCGTTTATGGATGGGATCTACGCAGGAAACTCATCAG TCGGGGAGCAAACTTTTTGTCTCAGGTGTTGCTGAGACCCGGAGCTTCAGACCTCACAGGCAGCTTCAG ATTGTACAAGAAGAAGGTGTTGGAGAATCTGGTGGAGCGCTGCGTCTCCAAGGGTTACGTCTTTCAGATGGAGTTGATCATCAGAGCCAGGCAGCTCAACTACACCATCGGAgag gtTCCTATTTCCTTTGTGGATCGTGTCTATGGAGAATCCAAACTGGGTGGGAGTGAGATCCTGTCATTCACTAAAGGACTGCTCACACTGTTCGCCACCACGTGA